The Pseudothermotoga sp. region GTTGTTTCAACTTGTTCTTCTCACCGTCCAACACCGCGAGGAAATTGTAAGAGTTACTTCCGTTTTTGAAATAAACTTCGGAGATGAAGTAATTCCATTTCAAATACGCTGTAGATACAGCAGTGAACAGAACGGCGACCAAAAGTATGGCGAGTTTAAAACCACTTAACTTCACCTTCCAAATGAGAAACCCATCCTCAATCGAGTTGAAATAGACGCCAGTCGCGACCGAAGCATAGAAGATGGCAAGAAGTCCATTGGGTAAAAGATGGGCAGGAAAGCTGAAAACGCTTTGAATCATGAAACCCACAAATCCCATGCTCATAGCCAAGAACAAGAGAAAATCATCTTTTTTCCGCAACTTCTTAAAACGGTTCAACGCGTACAGAGCCAGCAAAATAGACAATGCAATGATGACACCCAATCCCAATATCCCAGTCTCACCCAGAACTTGAAAATAATCGTTGTGAGTTCTTTTGAAGTTGTTCCATACGTACACAAAGCGTGGATGTTTTTCCATAGCCCTGGCAAGACCTTCTATAGCGTAGATCTGGTAGGTACCTATTCCTGTGCCTATCAATTTGCTCATCTTCCATTGTTCAACTGCAGAAAGCCAAGCGAGGATTCTTTCTTCAGCGTTGGAAGCGAACACCTCTGGAGCGAATCTTTCAACTATCGAAACGGTACCTTTTACCGTCAAAGGATTGTCTGTATTGTAAACGACCAACACGATCGCGGACAAAACCGCAAGCGAAATGATGACAATCTTGTTGAAACGCTTGAGTTGCTCGGCTAACTGATTGTTCTCTTGCTCTTTTCTCTTCCAGTAAATCGCATAAAACAAGATGAAAATAAAAATCATGGTGATGAGTGCGATGTATTCAGAGCGTGTCTGACCTATGGCCGTTACGACCAATGCGAGAAGAAAGTAAACAGTTGAGAAGATCTTGGTCAGAATGTAATCTTTTTTCTTCGCATTCTCCCAGCCATAATCGTTCGAAACCACGAAGTAAAGGCTCACAGGTAAAAGCATGACGAGATAGTTGGTCACGAATATAACGTTGCCAACGCTCGATTTTATGGTCGTCCTATCGAACGGATTACCGATCACACCGAAGAACATACTCGTTCCCGTGTAGAAATTGATCAAACCGTCCATGGCTATGACCATGCCTGCGGCAAGAAAAGTGAGGAGTAACCTCGTAATAGAACCTTTCTTGATGATTCTGTTTGAAAAGTAAAAAGCCATGAACGCTGTCAGCAAAATGTATAAAGCATCCATGATGGAGTATTTGAAGTAATACCTGTTAACCCGAAAAACGTAGATTGTTGATAACAAAGCGATCAATGAGAATACGAACCAGAGAAGACCCGTGAAAGGTGCGTAGAATTCTAGCTCAAATTTGTTCTTTTTTGACCACTGGAGCAGGAGCACAACGATCAAAAGTAATGTGAAAGCTGTTATCGCAGCATATTTAGGCACACTGAATTCATAGGTTATACTCCTGTTCGCAAGCAACGCAACGACAATTATACCTACGTGCAACAGTGCTTCTTCGAATCTTTTCACCGTCTTCCTCCTTTCACTTGACCAGATACTTTGCTAGATAATCTATTAGGGGTGAAACCAGCAACGCAGGCAATAAGTTTCCCACCTTTATATCCCTCAACTCGAGAAGCCTCACCCCTATGGCCAGTACTATCAGGCCTCCGACACCAGTGAAGTTAGCCAAATATGTGCTGTTCGTCAGAAAAGAAAGCTGTGATGCGAGCAAAACCATACCACCTTGAACAACAAGAACCACAACGCTTGTCAACAGAACTCCGATACCATAAAGGGACGCCAACACGATCGACGAGATGAGGTCCAACACAGATTTAACATATATCAAAGTACCGTCGTTCAACAAACCAGCCCTGATCGAACCCACTATGGTCATTGGACCCACCAAAAAGAGGATGGTTGCGGTAACAAAACCTTTCGCAAATTTAACTGAATCTTTAGAGAATTTGCCAATTTTCGAGAGTTTTTCTTCAATGTCGATCGATTCTCCCACGATCGCACCGAACCCAAGGGCGAGCAAAACTACGATGAAGTTCGACGTATCTAGCGTCATCTTCACTCCAACTCCGATCGTCGTCAAGCCAACCGCTTGAAACAGCACTTTTTTTAATCCATCCGGTATCGTCTTACCTAAAGCCATTCCAAAGCAAGAACCCAACGCCACGCACACCGAGTTTACAAGAACTGAAGGATGAATTTTGAGGCACCTCCTTTCGAGTTTTATTATATATCCGTTGGAGGTGAGGTGATGGTTATACTGTTCGATGTCGGAAACACACACACGGTGTTGGGTATTTCTAAGGATGGGAGCAATTTTCAAAAATGGAGATTCTCTACACAGAGATTTGGAACAGAAGATGAACTCTTCGCCATCACGTCAGTTCTGTTCGAGCGACAGATTGGTGGTTTGCCACAGTTCGAAGGTGCAGTCATAGCATCGGTGGTTCCTTCACTGAACTACGTTTTTCAAAGGTTCATTGAAAAATACTTCGGCTTGCGGTGCGTATGGGTAGAGGCTTGTAATGGGGCGAAGATCAAATGGAACGTGAAGAACCCTTCGGAAATAGGTGCAGATCGTGTAGCTAATGTTTTTGCCGTTGCTTTTGATCACCCAGACTCAATCGTCATAGACGCTGGAACGGCGATCACCATAGACGTGATTAAAGATGGGAACTATGAAGGTGGGGTCATCATGCCGGGTTTGATGACGGCAGCTCACAGTTTGTTCGAAAAGACCGCCAAACTTCCACAAGTGGACCTCTATGTACCTTCAAACTGTGTTGGAAAAGACACAGCCGAAAACATTCGGATTGGTGTGGTGAAAGGTACAGCGTGGGCTTTGAACGGTCTGGTCAAAGAGATAAAATCTTTTTACGATAAACATCCTGTGGTTTTCCTCACGGGAGGTCAAAGTAAAGTTTTAGACAAACTCGTTAAACACGATTTTTTTGAACCAGATTTAACTTTGAAGGGGATGTTCAGATTCTGGCGAGAAACAGAACGATCGTTTTGATCAATCCATGGATCTGTGATTTTGCTGCTTACGACTTTTGGTTGAAACCTGTCGGGTTGTTGTACGTAGGTTCCGTACTGCTCCACTACGGCTTTGATGTCGTGCTGATCGATCTTTTGAACAGACACGATCCAGAGTTGAGCCTGTTCTTGAAATTGAAACCTGACAAACAATACGGCACAGGAAAGTTCTATTCTGTTGAAATTCCCAAGCCATCTCAACTGTCGTTCGTGCCGAGGAAATACAAACGTTACGGTGCCCCGAAAGAATTCTTCATCCACAAACTTCAAAAGATCAAGGAACCTGCAGCGTTCTTTGTTACATCATCGATGACTTATTGGTGGCCTGGTGTTCAGCAAACGATACAGCTGCTCAAAGAAATGTTTCCCAGAGTACCGGTGATACTCGGGGGTTTATACGCACGCATCTATCCCGAACACGCAAGTAAATACAGTGGGGCGGACATCATCTTTAGCCATGATCTTTCGAAATTAAATGAGTTGCTGTCGTTCCTTTTTGACGAAGATTTCAACGATGATCTACACGATTGGTTCGAAAGATTCGATCCAGCTTACGGTTTGTACCAGAGAGTTGGCTATTTAGTGTTTTTCACTTCACTGGGTTGTGTGTACAATTGTAGCTATTGCCTGACGCCAGCGCTCTACGGAAAGTGGACTCGAAGAACACCAGAAAAAATCGTCGAGATGGTTCGTAAGTATGTGAACATGTTCGGTGTGAAGGATGTGGTGTTCTTCGACGACGCGATATTGATAGACAAAGAAAACCATTTCAAACCATTACTCCACCGATTGATAGAAGCGAAGCTCGACGTTAGGTATCATCTTCCCAACGGAATTCATGCAAGGCTCATCGATGAAGAACTCGCTTTTCTCATGAAAAAAGCAAATTTTGTGACAATAAAACTGGGTTACGAAACATCCGGTCCGTTACAACTGAAAACGGGTGGAAAAGTGTACGATGAAGAAATTCTTAAAGCAGCACGATTACTCCTTTCTGTTGGTTTCACATCGAAAGAAGTGCAAGCTTACGTCATGGTGAACATGCCCGGACAGAGTGAACACGATGTGATCAACGCCATTGAAACTTGCAAAAAAGCTGGTATCTCGATCTCTCTGAATGAATATACCCCCATACCCGGAACCAGAGATTGGTTCGAACTGATCCAAACCAATCGGATTCAACCAGACATCGATCCCATCATGCTCAACAACACCATATTGCCATACTGGTGGAAGGCGGGGATGCACATAACAACGGTTCAGAAGTTAAAAGATCTAGCTCATGGAAGGTCTCCTATTCTTCACTCGTGACTTTCGAAGCGATCATACCTACTCCGCTTGGATAGCCTCGCTTTTGAGCCAATTCGTTAGCTAACCTTTGGAAAACAACTATACACGGTATTGGAGCGATCTCTTCGCTCAAACCTGCCTTTAAACTGATCTTCCTTTGAGCGTCCATCTCCACGTTCGTGATCAACCAAGTCTTGTCGAAACGACAGAGTTCTTGAAACATCTTCTCAGTTATGCGTTCGGTCTTGCCACGTAAATGAACAAGAGTCGTCATCGCTCCACTAACCAAAAGCTCCATGGCTCCATGGCGGAAACCTCCTCCACTGTACCAAGAACAGTTGTACCTTGCAACTTCGGCCAAGGTCAGCTGAGCCATCCTGAGAATCGGTACAGTGAAACCTCTACCAACCAGAATCAACTGATGACTCACGTTGGCTGTCTCAATATAGTTTTGAAGGTCCAATTGAAGCGCATATTCTAAGTGCTCATCGATACCTGCTAAATCGAGTTTTCGATCTAACCATTTTGAAAGGATCAAAAGCAGAGTCACTATGCTGTTGGTGAACGTCTTGGTAGAGCCCATCGCTCTCTCTTGGCCTGCGTGTATCAAGAAAACTGCATCCATCCCTAAAAATTTGGCAACGGAACTGTTGGGATTGTTCGTAACAAGAATGGATTTTTTCTTCAGCTTGGACCAATTCTCGAGGAACTTTTTCAGTTCCACCGTTTCGCCAGATTGTGAAACAAACACGAACAAATCATAAAAATCGAAGCATTTTTCATCCCAGTACCATAGTACTTCCGAAAGTTCTTCACATCTGCAATTCAAACCAAAATTGCTCGCATAAACAGTTGCATAGAGCCCCGCGTAGTGAGAAGCTCCCATCCCAAGTATCAGTACATTTTTAGGTTTATAGAAACTCGCTTTCGATCTGATCTCCTCTGCATGATCAAGTAACTCACGAACCACTCGGGGTTGCTCTAAGTAGTCTTGGGCAAAGATTGACATCGACATCTGACCTCCTCTGTTATTATGTACAATCATTTTATAACACATCAATTCAGAATCAGTTCAGCAAAAAGGCAAACACATTGTGTAAAATATATGCGACTCGAAGGGGTGATGTGTGTGCCGAGGTTGAGAGTCTATGAACTTGCAAAAAAATTGAACATGTCCACGAAGGAATTGCTTCAAGAGCTCGAGGAACTCGGCCTCGATGTCAAGAACCACATGAGTTATATAGACGAAGAGACCGTCAAGCTGTTGTTGGAACTCTTCGAGGAAGAGGAAGATGTTGAAAAGACGAAACCTGTTGCGAGATCAAAGAAGGAAGAAGACGTCGAGGAAGAAGTCATAGAAGAGATAGTCGTGACCCCAGAAGAACTTCAAATCAACACGCTCGCTCTCAAAATGGGTGTTCCCCTCAACAAAATTATCCAGGACATGTTCATGAAAGGAGTCGTCCTCAAACCGAACCAAAAACTCGATGAAAAAACGGCTAGAGAAATTGCAAAAATGCACGGCTACAGATTGAGAATCCAGCAAGAGATGAAGACTGAGCATGTGAGCGTTGAGGAGAGTAAATTGCAACAGATCGAGAAGTATTTTGAAGAGCTGTACACTAAACGGGCGAATGAACTTTCACCGAGACCCCCCGTTGTGACTGTGATGGGGCACGTGGACCACGGCAAAACAACTTTACTAGACAAAATCAGAAAAACACGTATTGCTGAACAGGAAGCTGGTGGCATAACCCAGTCGATAGGTGCGTATCAAATAACTCACAATGGCAGGAAGATAACCTTCATCGATACACCCGGTCATGAACTCTTCACTGAGATGCGCGCCAGAGGCGCTCAAGCAACGGACATCGTGGTTTTGGTCGTCGCGGCAGATGATGGTGTGATGCCACAAACGATAGAGGCATACAACCATGCCAAGGCTGCCAATGTTCCTGTGATCGTGGCAATAAACAAAATAGACAAGCCAAACGCGAACGTTGAGATGACGAAACAACAGCTTGTGTCGAAACTCAATTTAATACCGGAAGATTGGGGTGGCGACACGATTGTTGTACCGATATCTGCGAGAACGGGACAAGGTATAGATGATCTACTCGAAATGATTCTCCTGGTGGCAGACATGAAAGGGATCAAGTGCTATCCAAAAGGGCCGGCAAGGTGCGTTGTCATAGAATCGAAAGTTGAACGTGGTCTGGGTCCAGTTGCCAACGTGATAGTGAAAGATGGCATACTGAAAATCGGTGACTATGTCGTGTCAGGTCCCATTCACACCAAGGTACGAACGCTGATTGATGACAAAGGCAGACACATCAAAGCTGCCGAACCTTCTCAACCTGTTATGATCGTTGGCTTCGAAGAGTTGCCTGATCCGCGCTACACGATCTATGCTGTGGAAAATCTCGAAATTGCAAGGCAAATCAGTGAAGAAATTCGCAATCGTCTCGAGAAAGAAAAACGAGCCAAGCGTCGCGTGACACTCGAAGAACTTTTGAAGATGATGGAAGAGAAAGAAAAGAAAGAACTGAACCTCGTATTGAAAGCAGATACAGTTGGTTCCCTCAGTGCACTCCAGAGTGCGGTGGAATCGTTGAAATCTGAAGAAATAAAAGTCAACGTTGTGCACGCCGGTGTCGGTCCAGTGACGGAAAGCGACATCATGCTTGCCTCAACCTGTGACGGTGTTGTGATTGGTTTTAGAGTCAAGGTCGAATCGCAAGCTCGAAGGGTGGCAGAATCTGAAGGAGTACAGGTGAAAACCTACGAGATCATATACGATCTCATCGACAGTTTGAAACTTGCGATGGAAGGTATGCTCAAACCACAAATAATCGAGGAACTGGTGGGACGTGGAGAGATAAAGAAGGTCTTCGAAATAAAAAGAGTGGGGAAGGTTGCAGGAATTCAAATGTTGGAAGGAAAAGTGACTCGAGACAGCAAAGTCAAAGTCTACAGGAATGGTGTCTTGCTTTTTACAGATGAGATCGATAGTCTGAAACACTTCAAAGAAGACGTAAACCAGATAGAAGCACCGCAGGAATGTGGTATAAAGTTCAAATCTAGAACAGACTTTCAAGAGGGTGATGAACTGGAATTTTACCAGATCAAAGAAATCAAGAGAACTCTTTGATCAAGATCCTTTACCTTCTTGAAAGCTCGCCAAGCACTTTTCACAGATTCCGTGGACGATGAGATCGGTCCTCTTGATCAAACCAGGAGTTTGCAGAGAGACATTGTATGATACATCGTGCACGGTTCCACACACTTCACAAACGAAGTGACCGTGGTCTGATGTGTCCACATCGAAAATTGTGGTAGTCTCGGTGATGGGAATTTTCCTTATTTGGCCCATTTGTTCAAGTACATGTATTGTGTTGTATATCGTCGTGAAAGAAACACTACCAACTTTGCGCAAAACGTGTTCGTATATCTGCTGAGCTGTGGGATGAACTCTGTTGGTCTGCAAAAACCTTATGATCTCAACTCTTTGTGGTGTCACCTTCAAACCTTTGGACCTGAGCAGATCAGCAATTTGACTCGTTGTCATTTTACAACCTCCTCAAAAATTATAACACCGTTTTCATTGGTCTCGTGATTTATAATCGAGTTGGAGGTGTCATGAAATAAGACTCGCAGAGGCTGTTGAAACAATAAGACACGAAGCAGCCCCTTTGGTGGAAGCAAGGTTCAAGCAGTTCCAAGATCTCGGAAAGAACGGCTCTGAGGAACAACTCTACAGTGAACTTTGCTTTTGTATACTCACTGCGAACTGGAGTGCTAAAGGTGGTATTGAAGCACAACGATTGATAGGTACCGAAGGTTTTGTCAACATGGACGAGGAAAAATTAACTCAAATACTGGTGAAACTACACCATCGTTATCCAAAAGCTAGGGCATCTTACATCGTGAAGAACAGGTGGATTGTGGGTCGTCTCAGGTCCTTATTATCTCTACCCCCTTTACAAGCTCGAGAATGGCTGGTAAAAAATGTTTGGGGAATCGGTTACAAAGAGGCCAGTCATTTTTTGAGGAACACAGGCATCGAAGAGCTTGCGATATTGGACAGACACGTGTTGTCACTGATGGTACGGTATGGATTGATCGATTCTCTGCCGAAAGCGCTCACAAAACAAAGGTATCTGAATCTAGAGGGATTGCTCAAACAAGAGGCTGATCATTTTGGGGAGTCAGTCGGGAAGTTCGATCTGTACCTTTGGTATTTTGTGAAGAAAACTGTGGAAAAGTAGGAGGCATACGCCGATGGTGAGAGTTAGGTTTGCACCCAGTCCAACGGGATTTCTCCACGTTGGAGGAGCGAGAACAGCTTTGTTCAATTATCTTTTTGCGAAGCGGTTCAAAGGAATTTTTGTCCTCAGAATAGAAGACACCGACATCGCTCGCTCAGAACGTATCTTTGAGAGAAACTTGATGGATTCTCTCCGATGGCTCGGTATCGATTGGGATGAGGGACCAGACGTCGGAGGAGCCTATGGTCCTTACAGGCAGAGTGAGAGACTGCAGATTTACAAAGAGTACGCTGAAAAGCTGGTCAGCGAGAATAAAGCTTACAAGGTCTACGCGTATCCAGAGGAGATAGAAAGATTGAGAGAAGAACTCTTGAGCAAAAACTTACCGCCACACTATACGCGTGAGATGTTCGAGCGATTCGCAACGAAAGAGAGGATCAGAGAGTATGAAGAGAAAGGTTTGCAACCAGTCATATACTTTTCGATGCCGAGAAAGACGATCGTTCACAACGATCTCATAAAGGGTCAAGTGGTGTTCAGCGAGGGATCCGTTGGTGATTTTGTACTGCTTAGGAGCAACGGTATGCCAACGTACAACTTCGCATGTGTTGTTGATGATATGCTCATGAAGATAACCCATGTGATAAGGGGGGACGATCATTTACCGAACACCGTTAAGCAACTGGCTCTGTACGAAGCTTTCGGTGTTGAACCCCCTCAAATCGGTCACGTATCGATGATCTTAGGACCAGATGGAAAGAAATTGAGTAAACGTCATGGTGCAACCTCAGTCGAAGAATTCCGTGCGAGAGGATACCTACCAGAAGCAGTGGTGAACTATCTTGCACTGCTTGGTTGGTCTCCTCCTGACGCTCAAGAAATAATGTCAATGGACGAAATGATAGAGAAGTTTTCCATAGATCGTGTCAGCAAAAATCCGGCCATATTCGACCCCGGGAAATTGAAATGGATGAACGGACATTACATAAGAAAGTCTACCGTTCAGAGGATTGTAGAGTTGTTGATTCCCTACATAGAAGCAAGAAAATGGACTTACAAAAATAGAGATTGGCTCGAGCGTGTGTTGCTCTCAGTTCGAGATCGTCTGCACACGCTCGAAGAATTCACAGAGCTTGCAGATTTCTTCTTCGTCAGACCTGAAGTAATCGTAGAAGTCGATGAACAAGTTCGTCAAGGATTGCTTGAGTGCGCGCTCAGGTTAGAAAGAAATGGTGAGCTCTCGAAAGAGCAACTCGTGGCTGTGTTCCGTGAAGTGGTCAAACAATTGAAGCTGAACGCTAAAGATTTCTACATGGCCCTCAGAAAGGCTCTAACAGGTAAAAACGAGGGACCAGAATTGGTGGATATTGTAACAATACTTGGAGCGTTAGAAACCGCATCTAGAATCAAGAAAGCATTGGGGGTAGAATGATGCTTCTCAGAAACACCTTGACAGGTCAACTCGAAAGGTTTGAACCGATCGAACCGGGAACGGTGAGGATGTACGTCTGTGGTCCCACCGTGTACGGGCTCATACACGTTGGAAATGCCAGACCAATGGTTGTGTTCGATGCTCTTAGAAGATACTTTGAGTACAAAGGTTATCGCGTGCTCATGGTACAGAATTTCACCGACATAGATGATAAGATCTTAAAACGCGCTGACGAATGGGGTGTTGACTACAAGCAAGTTGCGGAAACTTTCATTCAAGAGTATTGGAGAGATGCTGCAGCTCTTGGTGTGAGGGCTCCCAATTTTGCTCCCAAAACATCCGATTTCATACCAGAAATCGTGAGAGCGATAGAATTGTTGATAAAGAAAGGACATGCGTACATCTCCGATGGGGACGTTTATTTCGACGTGAAGAGCTTTCCAAAGTACGGAGAACTTTCCCATCGCAGCCTAGATGAGATGATCGCTGGTGCGAGGGTTGAAGTCAGTGAGAAAAAGAGATTCCCTCTCGATTTTGCACTCTGGAAGGCAGCCAAACCGGGAGAAC contains the following coding sequences:
- a CDS encoding DUF554 domain-containing protein, coding for MHPSVLVNSVCVALGSCFGMALGKTIPDGLKKVLFQAVGLTTIGVGVKMTLDTSNFIVVLLALGFGAIVGESIDIEEKLSKIGKFSKDSVKFAKGFVTATILFLVGPMTIVGSIRAGLLNDGTLIYVKSVLDLISSIVLASLYGIGVLLTSVVVLVVQGGMVLLASQLSFLTNSTYLANFTGVGGLIVLAIGVRLLELRDIKVGNLLPALLVSPLIDYLAKYLVK
- the infB gene encoding translation initiation factor IF-2, with the protein product MPRLRVYELAKKLNMSTKELLQELEELGLDVKNHMSYIDEETVKLLLELFEEEEDVEKTKPVARSKKEEDVEEEVIEEIVVTPEELQINTLALKMGVPLNKIIQDMFMKGVVLKPNQKLDEKTAREIAKMHGYRLRIQQEMKTEHVSVEESKLQQIEKYFEELYTKRANELSPRPPVVTVMGHVDHGKTTLLDKIRKTRIAEQEAGGITQSIGAYQITHNGRKITFIDTPGHELFTEMRARGAQATDIVVLVVAADDGVMPQTIEAYNHAKAANVPVIVAINKIDKPNANVEMTKQQLVSKLNLIPEDWGGDTIVVPISARTGQGIDDLLEMILLVADMKGIKCYPKGPARCVVIESKVERGLGPVANVIVKDGILKIGDYVVSGPIHTKVRTLIDDKGRHIKAAEPSQPVMIVGFEELPDPRYTIYAVENLEIARQISEEIRNRLEKEKRAKRRVTLEELLKMMEEKEKKELNLVLKADTVGSLSALQSAVESLKSEEIKVNVVHAGVGPVTESDIMLASTCDGVVIGFRVKVESQARRVAESEGVQVKTYEIIYDLIDSLKLAMEGMLKPQIIEELVGRGEIKKVFEIKRVGKVAGIQMLEGKVTRDSKVKVYRNGVLLFTDEIDSLKHFKEDVNQIEAPQECGIKFKSRTDFQEGDELEFYQIKEIKRTL
- a CDS encoding type III pantothenate kinase, which codes for MVILFDVGNTHTVLGISKDGSNFQKWRFSTQRFGTEDELFAITSVLFERQIGGLPQFEGAVIASVVPSLNYVFQRFIEKYFGLRCVWVEACNGAKIKWNVKNPSEIGADRVANVFAVAFDHPDSIVIDAGTAITIDVIKDGNYEGGVIMPGLMTAAHSLFEKTAKLPQVDLYVPSNCVGKDTAENIRIGVVKGTAWALNGLVKEIKSFYDKHPVVFLTGGQSKVLDKLVKHDFFEPDLTLKGMFRFWRETERSF
- a CDS encoding O-antigen ligase family protein, producing MKRFEEALLHVGIIVVALLANRSITYEFSVPKYAAITAFTLLLIVVLLLQWSKKNKFELEFYAPFTGLLWFVFSLIALLSTIYVFRVNRYYFKYSIMDALYILLTAFMAFYFSNRIIKKGSITRLLLTFLAAGMVIAMDGLINFYTGTSMFFGVIGNPFDRTTIKSSVGNVIFVTNYLVMLLPVSLYFVVSNDYGWENAKKKDYILTKIFSTVYFLLALVVTAIGQTRSEYIALITMIFIFILFYAIYWKRKEQENNQLAEQLKRFNKIVIISLAVLSAIVLVVYNTDNPLTVKGTVSIVERFAPEVFASNAEERILAWLSAVEQWKMSKLIGTGIGTYQIYAIEGLARAMEKHPRFVYVWNNFKRTHNDYFQVLGETGILGLGVIIALSILLALYALNRFKKLRKKDDFLLFLAMSMGFVGFMIQSVFSFPAHLLPNGLLAIFYASVATGVYFNSIEDGFLIWKVKLSGFKLAILLVAVLFTAVSTAYLKWNYFISEVYFKNGSNSYNFLAVLDGEKNKLKQLESDVTNRLKELEDLSGPFVSLRRENFKVDNLDPIEVEKRRINQIASIRTSLMSDLEKIRSGLRNIEQLQQQHYKLAVENLLRSVRVNHTYGKSYFYLASLCLKDDRIVSLTNALREGNALVLKQNFDDYQKIIAPQYRSSDLAYFIDLRALLDENVLANMQALLDSCALFKTSLLSFNERNTYKALASRYAMLSSSVKQLKQQLVPFSQDETVKVGLAYLDELFAKYRSEFIHWAEATVYRLPGSWNRYPEWKNISTTRAAQGEDIYRSLAVMMTIFEPLDSEHTLEFLKRLASKEVWACEAMAAKGVWAIPDGVAPILLAAAQKLQSKDPQTASEILKFMLERYKTSRELIMKELGEIELKSEIDSYLKEISKSVADSLIKEAVPSVRINTVQAIIEGFSAQIETQLKQADWKQAIKSEISAFQRGNFNVAYSLVANLPNTMLSQLQKILSNLVKDQNKINQILQQISQVANNVPERIWLWERYSRFIAIYETLEEVSQ
- a CDS encoding N-glycosylase/DNA lyase, coding for MRLAEAVETIRHEAAPLVEARFKQFQDLGKNGSEEQLYSELCFCILTANWSAKGGIEAQRLIGTEGFVNMDEEKLTQILVKLHHRYPKARASYIVKNRWIVGRLRSLLSLPPLQAREWLVKNVWGIGYKEASHFLRNTGIEELAILDRHVLSLMVRYGLIDSLPKALTKQRYLNLEGLLKQEADHFGESVGKFDLYLWYFVKKTVEK
- a CDS encoding SIS domain-containing protein → MSIFAQDYLEQPRVVRELLDHAEEIRSKASFYKPKNVLILGMGASHYAGLYATVYASNFGLNCRCEELSEVLWYWDEKCFDFYDLFVFVSQSGETVELKKFLENWSKLKKKSILVTNNPNSSVAKFLGMDAVFLIHAGQERAMGSTKTFTNSIVTLLLILSKWLDRKLDLAGIDEHLEYALQLDLQNYIETANVSHQLILVGRGFTVPILRMAQLTLAEVARYNCSWYSGGGFRHGAMELLVSGAMTTLVHLRGKTERITEKMFQELCRFDKTWLITNVEMDAQRKISLKAGLSEEIAPIPCIVVFQRLANELAQKRGYPSGVGMIASKVTSEE
- a CDS encoding transcriptional repressor yields the protein MTTSQIADLLRSKGLKVTPQRVEIIRFLQTNRVHPTAQQIYEHVLRKVGSVSFTTIYNTIHVLEQMGQIRKIPITETTTIFDVDTSDHGHFVCEVCGTVHDVSYNVSLQTPGLIKRTDLIVHGICEKCLASFQEGKGS
- the gltX gene encoding glutamate--tRNA ligase, which encodes MVRVRFAPSPTGFLHVGGARTALFNYLFAKRFKGIFVLRIEDTDIARSERIFERNLMDSLRWLGIDWDEGPDVGGAYGPYRQSERLQIYKEYAEKLVSENKAYKVYAYPEEIERLREELLSKNLPPHYTREMFERFATKERIREYEEKGLQPVIYFSMPRKTIVHNDLIKGQVVFSEGSVGDFVLLRSNGMPTYNFACVVDDMLMKITHVIRGDDHLPNTVKQLALYEAFGVEPPQIGHVSMILGPDGKKLSKRHGATSVEEFRARGYLPEAVVNYLALLGWSPPDAQEIMSMDEMIEKFSIDRVSKNPAIFDPGKLKWMNGHYIRKSTVQRIVELLIPYIEARKWTYKNRDWLERVLLSVRDRLHTLEEFTELADFFFVRPEVIVEVDEQVRQGLLECALRLERNGELSKEQLVAVFREVVKQLKLNAKDFYMALRKALTGKNEGPELVDIVTILGALETASRIKKALGVE
- a CDS encoding radical SAM protein, coding for MVLINPWICDFAAYDFWLKPVGLLYVGSVLLHYGFDVVLIDLLNRHDPELSLFLKLKPDKQYGTGKFYSVEIPKPSQLSFVPRKYKRYGAPKEFFIHKLQKIKEPAAFFVTSSMTYWWPGVQQTIQLLKEMFPRVPVILGGLYARIYPEHASKYSGADIIFSHDLSKLNELLSFLFDEDFNDDLHDWFERFDPAYGLYQRVGYLVFFTSLGCVYNCSYCLTPALYGKWTRRTPEKIVEMVRKYVNMFGVKDVVFFDDAILIDKENHFKPLLHRLIEAKLDVRYHLPNGIHARLIDEELAFLMKKANFVTIKLGYETSGPLQLKTGGKVYDEEILKAARLLLSVGFTSKEVQAYVMVNMPGQSEHDVINAIETCKKAGISISLNEYTPIPGTRDWFELIQTNRIQPDIDPIMLNNTILPYWWKAGMHITTVQKLKDLAHGRSPILHS